From the genome of Phreatobacter cathodiphilus, one region includes:
- the deoC gene encoding deoxyribose-phosphate aldolase yields MTDATIARRAVALLDLTDLSNGLDEAGVERLCARALTPLGPVAAVCLWSGFLPQARRLLKGTPVRIATVVNFPAGEDDVMRVADEARWALLDGADEIDVVLPWRTLMAGRHEVVGALLGAVRAVVPQGRTLKTILETGELKSPELIRAAARIAIGTGADIIKTSTGKTAVSATPEAVRLMLEEICASGRTVGIKPSGGIRTLEDARTYLALADEIMGIGWATPATFRFGASGLLDQLLAAGKAAP; encoded by the coding sequence ATGACTGACGCCACCATCGCCCGCCGCGCCGTGGCCCTCCTCGACCTCACCGACCTGTCCAACGGTCTCGACGAGGCCGGCGTCGAACGGCTCTGCGCCCGCGCCCTGACGCCGCTCGGCCCCGTCGCCGCCGTCTGCCTCTGGTCGGGCTTCTTGCCGCAGGCGCGCCGCCTTCTGAAGGGCACTCCGGTGCGGATCGCCACCGTCGTCAACTTCCCCGCCGGCGAGGACGACGTCATGCGCGTCGCCGACGAGGCGCGCTGGGCCCTGCTCGACGGGGCCGACGAGATCGACGTCGTGCTGCCCTGGCGCACGCTCATGGCCGGCCGGCACGAGGTGGTCGGCGCCCTGCTCGGCGCGGTGAGGGCCGTGGTGCCGCAGGGCCGCACCCTCAAGACCATCCTGGAGACGGGCGAGCTGAAGAGCCCCGAGCTCATCCGCGCCGCCGCCCGCATCGCCATCGGCACCGGCGCCGACATCATCAAGACCTCGACCGGCAAGACCGCCGTCTCGGCGACGCCCGAGGCCGTCCGCCTCATGCTGGAGGAAATCTGCGCCTCCGGCCGGACCGTCGGCATCAAGCCCTCCGGCGGCATCCGCACCCTCGAAGACGCCCGCACCTACCTCGCCCTCGCCGACGAGATCATGGGGATCGGCTGGGCGACGCCGGCGACCTTCCGCTTCGGCGCCTCCGGCCTCCTCGACCAGCTTCTGGCCGCAGGAAAGGCCGCGCCATGA
- the deoA gene encoding thymidine phosphorylase, translating to MSDSRPAFIPQEIIRAKRDGATLGEADIAAFVAGIGAGTVTEAQVAAFAMAVFFRGMTMDERVALTRAMTASGRTLSWRDLDLPGPVLDKHSTGGVGDTVSLMLAPMVAAAGGFVPMISGRGLGHTGGTLDKLEAIPGYDATPSQERFRRTVREVGCAIIGQTADLAPADKVIYGVRDVTATVESIPLITASILSKKLAAGLDGLVMDVKTGSGAFMPAFAASRDLAESIAAVATGAGLPTVALVTAMDQPLAPAAGNALEVRIAIEHLEGGHAVSRLHGVTMALAAELLVLGRLEPDLESALGKLERVLANGRAAETFQRMVSALGGPNDLMEHPDKHLPRAPLVRPVAAREAGTVLAIDTRAIGMAVVALGGGRTRSADPVDHAVGLTGLVALGDTLEAGQPLALVHGRDEAAMAAAAAMIAGAVTVGEGGAAVGALVQARITG from the coding sequence ATGAGCGACAGCCGCCCCGCCTTCATCCCGCAGGAGATCATCCGCGCCAAGCGCGACGGCGCGACCCTCGGCGAGGCCGACATCGCCGCCTTCGTCGCCGGCATCGGCGCCGGGACCGTCACCGAGGCGCAGGTCGCCGCCTTCGCCATGGCCGTCTTCTTTCGCGGCATGACCATGGACGAGCGCGTGGCGCTGACCCGCGCCATGACCGCGTCGGGGCGCACGCTCTCCTGGCGCGACCTCGACCTGCCCGGCCCCGTCCTCGACAAGCACTCCACCGGCGGGGTCGGCGACACCGTCTCGCTAATGCTGGCGCCCATGGTGGCGGCGGCCGGCGGCTTCGTGCCGATGATCTCCGGCCGCGGCCTCGGCCATACCGGCGGCACGCTCGACAAGCTGGAAGCCATTCCCGGCTACGACGCCACGCCCTCGCAGGAACGTTTTCGCCGCACCGTGCGTGAGGTCGGCTGCGCCATTATCGGCCAGACTGCCGATCTCGCCCCCGCCGACAAGGTGATCTACGGCGTGCGCGACGTCACCGCGACGGTCGAGTCCATCCCGCTCATCACCGCCTCGATCCTGTCGAAGAAGCTCGCCGCCGGCCTCGACGGCCTCGTCATGGACGTGAAGACCGGTTCCGGCGCCTTCATGCCGGCCTTCGCCGCGTCACGGGACCTCGCCGAATCCATCGCCGCCGTCGCCACCGGCGCCGGCCTGCCGACCGTGGCGCTGGTCACGGCCATGGACCAGCCCCTGGCGCCCGCCGCCGGCAATGCGCTGGAGGTCCGGATCGCCATCGAGCACCTGGAGGGCGGCCACGCCGTCTCGCGCCTGCACGGCGTCACCATGGCGCTCGCCGCCGAGCTGCTGGTGCTCGGCAGGCTGGAGCCCGACCTCGAATCCGCCCTCGGCAAGCTCGAGCGCGTCCTCGCCAACGGCCGGGCGGCCGAGACCTTCCAGCGCATGGTCTCCGCCCTCGGCGGGCCGAACGACCTGATGGAGCATCCGGACAAGCACCTGCCGCGCGCTCCCCTGGTGCGCCCGGTCGCAGCTCGCGAAGCCGGCACGGTTCTCGCCATCGACACCCGCGCCATCGGCATGGCCGTCGTCGCGCTGGGCGGCGGGCGCACCCGCTCCGCCGACCCCGTCGATCACGCGGTCGGCCTCACCGGCCTCGTCGCCCTCGGCGACACGCTGGAGGCCGGCCAGCCGCTGGCCCTCGTCCACGGCCGCGACGAGGCGGCGATGGCGGCCGCCGCCGCCATGATCGCCGGGGCGGTGACGGTCGGCGAGGGCGGCGCCGCGGTCGGCGCCCTCGTGCAGGCGCGGATCACCGGCTGA
- a CDS encoding 2-keto-4-pentenoate hydratase produces MSLCSSQTRMFADAVLAAYRGRRQMPPLTQAEPTFTVADGEKVGHEVARRRTAAGERIIGRKIGFTNRTIWAEYGVFSPIWGPVYDTTFRDVDGPAEAAIGHLVEPRIEPEIVLGFRAPVTASMDERAILGAVGWVAHGFEIVQSLYPGWVFQGADCQAAFGLHGALFCGPRTEVSGDAESWMAALTGFAITLFRNGQKMDRGIAANVLDGPLSAVRHLAGVLAADPEASPIAAGEIITTGTVTRAFPIAAGETWSTEVEGLDVMPMSLSFV; encoded by the coding sequence ATGTCGCTCTGCTCCTCCCAGACCCGGATGTTCGCGGACGCCGTGCTCGCCGCCTATCGCGGCCGGCGCCAGATGCCGCCGCTGACGCAGGCCGAGCCGACCTTCACGGTGGCGGACGGCGAGAAGGTCGGGCACGAGGTGGCCCGGCGACGGACGGCGGCCGGCGAGAGGATCATCGGCCGCAAGATCGGCTTCACCAACCGGACGATCTGGGCGGAGTACGGCGTGTTCTCGCCGATCTGGGGGCCCGTCTACGACACCACTTTCCGCGACGTGGACGGGCCGGCGGAGGCCGCCATCGGCCATCTCGTCGAGCCGCGGATCGAGCCGGAGATCGTGCTCGGCTTCAGGGCCCCTGTGACGGCGTCGATGGACGAGAGGGCCATCCTCGGCGCCGTCGGCTGGGTCGCCCACGGCTTCGAGATCGTCCAGTCGCTCTATCCCGGCTGGGTGTTCCAGGGTGCCGACTGCCAGGCGGCCTTCGGCCTGCACGGCGCCTTGTTCTGCGGCCCGCGCACGGAGGTCTCGGGCGACGCCGAGAGCTGGATGGCGGCGCTGACCGGCTTCGCCATCACCCTGTTCCGGAACGGCCAGAAGATGGACCGCGGCATCGCCGCCAACGTGCTGGACGGCCCCCTGTCGGCGGTCCGCCATCTCGCAGGCGTCCTCGCCGCCGATCCCGAAGCGAGCCCGATCGCCGCGGGCGAGATCATCACCACCGGCACGGTGACCCGCGCCTTTCCGATCGCGGCCGGCGAGACCTGGTCGACCGAGGTCGAGGGGCTGGACGTGATGCCGATGAGCCTGAGCTTCGTCTAG
- a CDS encoding phosphopentomutase: MARAFVLVLDSVGIGASADAGSYGDAGADTLGHVAGWFAANGLPFALPHLDRLGLGAAARASTGRLPPGLTAAEPFAGRWGYAVEASKGKDTPSGHWEIAGLPVPFDWGYFPQSIPCFPAALTEALVREGELPGILGDCHASGTEIIARLGAEHMATGKPILYTSADSVLQIAAHEETFGLDRLDALCRIARRLCDPLGIGRVIARPFTGTDAASFTRTANRRDYAVPPPAPTLLQVASEARREVITVGKIGDIFAHVGTGEVLKAAGNAALGARTLEGLARLSDGGLLMANFIDFDSLYGHRRDPEGYGRALMAFDAWLPSLVAALRPGDLCIVTADHGCDPTYRGTDHTREHVPVLAFGPALPTGSIGRRDSFADMAAAAAAHLDLPWAGAGRPF, encoded by the coding sequence ATGGCGCGCGCCTTCGTCCTCGTCCTCGATTCCGTCGGCATCGGCGCCAGCGCGGATGCCGGGAGTTACGGCGATGCCGGCGCCGACACGCTCGGCCATGTCGCGGGATGGTTCGCCGCGAACGGCCTGCCCTTCGCCCTGCCGCACCTCGATCGGCTCGGCCTCGGCGCGGCGGCCCGCGCCTCCACCGGCCGCCTGCCGCCGGGCCTCACCGCCGCGGAGCCCTTCGCCGGGCGCTGGGGCTATGCCGTGGAAGCCTCGAAGGGCAAGGACACGCCCTCCGGCCACTGGGAGATCGCCGGCCTGCCAGTGCCGTTCGACTGGGGCTATTTTCCGCAGAGCATCCCCTGCTTCCCCGCGGCGCTGACCGAGGCCCTCGTCCGCGAGGGGGAGCTCCCCGGCATCCTCGGCGATTGCCATGCCTCGGGCACCGAGATCATCGCCCGTCTCGGGGCCGAGCACATGGCGACGGGCAAGCCCATTCTCTACACCTCCGCCGATTCCGTGCTGCAGATCGCCGCCCACGAGGAGACCTTCGGGCTCGACCGGCTCGACGCCCTCTGCCGCATCGCCCGCCGGCTCTGCGACCCCCTCGGCATCGGCCGCGTCATCGCCCGGCCCTTCACCGGCACCGATGCGGCGAGCTTCACCCGCACCGCCAACCGCCGCGACTATGCCGTGCCGCCGCCGGCGCCGACCCTGCTTCAGGTCGCCTCGGAGGCGAGGCGGGAGGTGATTACCGTCGGCAAGATCGGCGACATCTTCGCCCATGTCGGCACCGGCGAGGTGCTGAAGGCCGCCGGCAACGCGGCGCTCGGCGCGCGCACCCTCGAAGGACTGGCGCGGCTGTCCGACGGCGGGCTGCTCATGGCCAATTTCATCGACTTCGATTCGCTCTACGGCCACCGGCGCGACCCGGAGGGCTACGGTCGCGCGCTGATGGCCTTCGACGCCTGGCTGCCCTCGCTCGTGGCCGCGCTGCGGCCCGGCGACCTCTGTATCGTCACCGCCGACCACGGCTGCGACCCGACCTATCGCGGCACCGACCACACCCGCGAACACGTGCCGGTCCTCGCCTTCGGCCCGGCGCTGCCGACAGGCTCCATCGGCCGGCGCGACAGCTTCGCCGACATGGCCGCCGCCGCCGCGGCTCATCTCGACCTGCCATGGGCAGGCGCCGGCCGGCCGTTCTGA
- a CDS encoding S41 family peptidase, which translates to MMRRASILLAGAAMGALATVAVTQPRAILGMTANAAASDTYRHINLFGDIFERVRTDYVEKPDDAKLIESAINGMLTGLDPHSSFMDARNFRDMQVQTRGEFGGLGIEVTQEEGLIKVVSPIDDTPASKAGILANDIITHIDAEPIQGLTLQQAVEKMRGPVGSKITIRVTRSGAAPRDIEITRDRIVIRAVRHQILGDDVGYVRITQFNEQTTENLRKAIEDIKSKVPADKLRGYVLDMRNNPGGLLDQSVSVSDAFLERGEIVSTRGRNAEETQRWNARGGDLTGGKPIIVLINGGSASASEIVAGALQDHKRAAVLGTRSFGKGSVQTIIPLGSQGALRLTTARYYTPSGRSIQARGIDPDIVLEQPVPEAMRARLQENRGEAGLRGHLRNNAAEGQEERSASSVYVPPEQKDDVQIGRALELLRGTATDPAFPPSQRAAAAPAPAAPAAPATPAPATPSR; encoded by the coding sequence ATGATGCGCAGAGCTTCGATCCTCCTCGCCGGCGCCGCCATGGGCGCGCTGGCCACCGTTGCGGTCACGCAGCCCCGGGCCATTCTCGGGATGACCGCCAATGCCGCGGCCTCCGACACCTACCGGCACATCAACCTGTTCGGCGACATCTTCGAGCGCGTGCGCACCGACTATGTCGAGAAGCCCGACGACGCCAAGCTGATCGAGAGCGCCATCAACGGCATGCTCACCGGCCTCGATCCGCATTCGAGCTTCATGGACGCGCGCAACTTCCGCGACATGCAGGTGCAGACGCGCGGCGAGTTCGGCGGCCTCGGCATCGAGGTGACCCAAGAGGAGGGCCTGATCAAGGTCGTCTCCCCGATCGACGACACGCCGGCCTCCAAGGCCGGCATCCTCGCCAACGACATCATCACCCATATCGACGCCGAGCCGATCCAGGGCCTCACCCTGCAGCAGGCGGTGGAGAAGATGCGCGGCCCGGTGGGCTCGAAGATCACCATCCGCGTCACCCGCTCGGGCGCGGCGCCGCGCGACATCGAGATCACCCGCGACCGCATCGTCATCCGCGCCGTGCGTCACCAGATTCTCGGTGACGATGTGGGCTATGTGCGCATCACCCAGTTCAACGAGCAGACGACGGAAAACCTGCGCAAGGCCATCGAGGACATCAAGTCCAAGGTGCCCGCCGACAAGCTGCGCGGCTATGTGCTCGACATGCGCAACAATCCCGGCGGCCTGCTCGACCAGTCCGTCTCGGTCTCCGACGCCTTCCTGGAACGCGGCGAGATCGTCTCCACCCGCGGCCGCAACGCCGAGGAGACCCAGCGCTGGAACGCCCGCGGCGGCGACCTGACCGGCGGCAAGCCGATCATCGTGCTGATCAACGGCGGCTCGGCTTCGGCCTCCGAGATCGTCGCCGGCGCGCTGCAGGACCACAAGCGGGCCGCCGTGCTCGGCACCCGCTCCTTCGGCAAGGGCTCGGTGCAGACCATCATCCCGCTCGGCAGCCAGGGCGCGCTGCGCCTCACCACGGCGCGCTACTACACGCCGTCGGGCCGCTCCATCCAGGCGCGCGGCATCGATCCGGACATCGTGCTGGAACAGCCGGTGCCGGAGGCGATGCGCGCCCGCCTGCAGGAGAACCGCGGGGAGGCGGGCCTTCGCGGTCACCTGCGCAACAACGCCGCCGAGGGACAGGAAGAGCGCTCGGCCTCCTCGGTCTACGTGCCGCCGGAACAGAAGGACGACGTCCAGATCGGCCGCGCCCTCGAACTGCTGCGTGGCACGGCCACCGATCCGGCCTTCCCGCCGAGCCAGCGCGCCGCCGCCGCCCCGGCTCCGGCAGCTCCCGCCGCTCCGGCGACGCCGGCTCCGGCCACGCCGTCGCGCTGA
- a CDS encoding glucan ABC transporter ATP-binding protein/ permease, whose amino-acid sequence MSLLHVYWRVLKQLGPETRLGMTLLACNIVLACIMFAEPILFGRIIDTLSAAQARGRTVTWSEILPLVAAWVTFGLFTIAAGVLVALHADRMSHRRRLAFMQHFFEHVLNLPLSYHSGAHSGRLLKQMLEGSNAMAWLLLSFLREHCASLIALVILVPVSLWVNWRLGSLLVVMVFFFFILTSWVLRKTETLQGRVQEYHNALAERATDALGNVPVIQSFTRIEAEVRAMRATVDALLAAQIPVLSWWAIAAVASRASATLTVLSIFLVGTWLHINGLASIGEIVTFMGFATMLIGKLEALVGFINSVFLEGPKIKDFFDVVDTAPQVHDRPNALDIGRVEGTVAFENVSFSYDGKRTAVLDLSFVAKPGDTIALVGSTGSGKSTTLSLLHRVFDPQSGRVLIDGHDIRDIALVSLRRNIGVVFQEPMLFARTIKENLQVGRPEASEEEIWQACERAQALDFLKRQPEGLDTEVAERGRSLSGGERQRLSIARALLKDPPILILDEATSALDATTEQKLQLALEEVMKGRTTFVIAHRLATIRHASRILVFDQGRVVESGTFEELVAHGGIFAALAKAQFMSGAEEMPAGKPVVAG is encoded by the coding sequence ATGTCGCTCCTCCACGTTTACTGGCGCGTCCTCAAGCAGCTCGGCCCCGAGACGCGGCTCGGCATGACGCTGCTCGCCTGCAACATCGTGCTCGCCTGCATCATGTTCGCCGAGCCGATCCTGTTCGGCCGCATCATCGACACGCTCTCCGCCGCCCAGGCGCGCGGTCGCACCGTGACCTGGAGCGAGATCCTGCCGCTGGTCGCGGCCTGGGTGACCTTCGGCCTCTTCACCATCGCTGCCGGCGTGCTCGTCGCCTTGCATGCGGACCGCATGTCGCACCGGCGCCGCCTGGCCTTCATGCAGCACTTCTTCGAGCACGTGCTGAACCTGCCGCTGAGCTACCACTCCGGCGCCCATTCCGGCCGCCTGCTGAAGCAGATGCTGGAAGGCTCCAACGCCATGGCCTGGCTGCTGCTCTCCTTCCTGCGCGAGCACTGCGCCTCGCTCATCGCGCTGGTGATCCTGGTGCCGGTCTCCCTGTGGGTGAACTGGCGGCTCGGCAGCCTCCTCGTCGTGATGGTCTTCTTCTTCTTCATCCTGACGAGCTGGGTGCTGCGCAAGACGGAGACGCTGCAGGGCCGGGTTCAGGAGTATCACAACGCCCTCGCCGAACGCGCCACCGACGCCCTCGGCAACGTGCCGGTCATCCAGTCCTTCACCCGCATCGAGGCCGAGGTGCGCGCCATGCGCGCCACCGTCGACGCGCTGCTGGCGGCCCAGATTCCCGTCCTCTCCTGGTGGGCCATCGCCGCGGTCGCCTCCCGCGCCTCGGCGACGCTGACGGTCCTCTCCATCTTCCTCGTCGGCACCTGGCTGCACATCAACGGCCTCGCCTCCATCGGCGAGATCGTCACCTTCATGGGCTTCGCCACCATGCTGATCGGCAAGCTCGAGGCGCTCGTCGGCTTCATCAACTCGGTTTTCCTCGAGGGCCCGAAGATCAAGGACTTCTTCGACGTCGTCGACACCGCGCCGCAGGTCCACGACCGGCCGAACGCCCTCGACATCGGGCGCGTCGAGGGCACGGTCGCCTTCGAGAACGTCTCCTTCTCCTATGACGGCAAGCGAACCGCCGTCCTCGACCTGTCCTTCGTGGCCAAGCCCGGCGACACCATCGCCCTCGTCGGCTCCACCGGTTCGGGCAAATCGACGACCCTGTCGCTGCTGCACCGGGTCTTCGACCCGCAATCGGGCCGCGTCCTCATCGACGGCCACGACATCCGCGACATCGCCCTGGTCTCGCTGCGCCGGAACATCGGCGTCGTCTTCCAGGAGCCGATGCTGTTTGCCCGCACCATCAAGGAAAACCTCCAGGTCGGCCGTCCCGAGGCGAGCGAGGAGGAGATCTGGCAGGCCTGCGAGCGGGCCCAGGCGCTCGACTTCCTCAAGCGCCAGCCGGAAGGTCTCGACACCGAGGTGGCCGAGCGTGGCCGTTCGCTGTCGGGCGGCGAGAGGCAGCGCCTCTCCATCGCCCGCGCCCTCCTGAAGGACCCGCCCATCCTCATCCTCGACGAGGCGACCTCCGCCCTCGACGCCACCACCGAGCAGAAGCTGCAGCTGGCGCTCGAGGAGGTGATGAAGGGCCGCACCACCTTCGTCATCGCCCACCGCCTCGCCACCATCCGCCACGCCTCCCGCATCCTCGTCTTCGACCAGGGTCGGGTGGTGGAGAGCGGCACCTTCGAGGAGCTCGTCGCCCATGGCGGCATTTTCGCCGCGCTGGCGAAGGCGCAGTTCATGTCGGGCGCCGAGGAGATGCCGGCGGGAAAGCCGGTCGTCGCGGGGTGA
- a CDS encoding protein phosphatase CheZ: MRAQKRAFRIEVISQPETSPHPKGASAHGGHHEILSEIKQLRALIRPPEEVSKQMIDAYRAEMQEAIKLKAELDQIWQAIDQTKHEIATLHVTGFKGKQMTRVTHELDAIVTGTEQATEGILSAAEGIDQIASQLAAKLKSTQDKAAIDDIQQKIITVFEHCNFQDLTGQRITKVVNTLKFIEDRIVKMMEIWGGLDSFKDIEVEGIAEATGDAALLNGPKLSEDAGHASQDDIDALFN; the protein is encoded by the coding sequence ATGCGCGCCCAAAAACGAGCCTTCCGCATCGAAGTGATCTCCCAGCCGGAGACCTCGCCGCATCCCAAAGGCGCCTCCGCCCACGGCGGGCATCACGAGATCCTCTCCGAGATCAAGCAGCTGCGCGCCCTCATCCGCCCGCCGGAAGAGGTCTCCAAGCAGATGATCGACGCCTACCGCGCGGAGATGCAGGAGGCGATCAAGCTGAAGGCCGAGCTCGACCAGATCTGGCAGGCCATCGACCAGACCAAGCACGAGATCGCCACGCTCCACGTCACCGGCTTCAAGGGCAAGCAGATGACGCGCGTCACCCACGAGCTCGACGCCATCGTCACCGGCACGGAACAGGCGACCGAGGGCATCCTGTCCGCCGCCGAAGGCATCGACCAGATCGCCAGCCAGCTCGCCGCCAAGCTGAAGAGCACCCAGGACAAGGCGGCGATCGACGACATCCAGCAGAAGATCATCACCGTCTTCGAGCACTGCAACTTCCAGGACCTCACCGGACAGCGCATCACCAAGGTGGTGAACACGCTGAAGTTCATCGAGGATCGGATCGTCAAGATGATGGAGATCTGGGGCGGGCTCGACAGCTTCAAGGACATCGAGGTGGAGGGGATCGCCGAGGCTACGGGCGACGCCGCCCTCCTCAACGGCCCGAAGCTCTCCGAGGATGCCGGCCACGCCAGCCAGGACGACATCGACGCGCTGTTCAACTGA
- a CDS encoding murein hydrolase activator EnvC family protein — translation MQSRPLLLAAAVLTLVSAGSVAAEPATPAERAEAERRERQRELEAIQADIARNAAERARVEAEVTALRNDRAALVRSSIDTAARVRAGEERMAAIEDNLGGLDARQLTVRQSLHDRRQLIAEVLASLQRMGRRPPPAMLVGPDDVLKSVRTAMLLGTLVPEMREAVTVLARDLEELSSLRTRIATERDHLRREAVSLRAERVRLDALAEARRGQVAAGEQSLETEKARAATLARQAADLEHLIGRMETEIAAAHRAAEAARTTTVARGPAVIDRRQQMAALQNAARMNPAIPFEQARGALSLPVLGVRLREFGDPDGLGGAERGLSIATRPAASVTAPADGWVVYSGPFRTYGQLLILNAGGGYHLVLAGMDRITVDLGQFVLAGEPVGVMGHAPPPASAVTTGSSQPVLYVEFRKDGSSVDPAPWWTTRTPGVQATERVRG, via the coding sequence ATGCAGTCCAGGCCGCTCCTCCTCGCCGCCGCCGTCCTGACCCTGGTCTCCGCCGGGTCGGTCGCGGCCGAGCCGGCGACACCCGCCGAGCGGGCCGAGGCCGAGCGCCGCGAGCGCCAGCGCGAGCTGGAGGCGATCCAGGCCGACATCGCCCGCAATGCCGCCGAGCGCGCCCGCGTCGAGGCCGAGGTCACGGCCCTGCGCAATGACCGCGCCGCCCTGGTGCGCTCCAGCATCGACACCGCCGCCCGTGTGCGCGCCGGCGAGGAGCGGATGGCGGCCATCGAAGACAATCTCGGCGGGCTCGACGCCCGTCAGTTGACGGTGCGCCAGTCGCTGCACGACCGGCGGCAGCTCATCGCCGAGGTGCTCGCCTCGCTGCAGCGCATGGGTCGCCGCCCGCCGCCGGCCATGCTGGTCGGTCCCGACGACGTGCTGAAGAGCGTCCGCACCGCCATGCTGCTCGGCACGCTCGTGCCGGAAATGCGTGAGGCGGTCACGGTGCTGGCGCGCGACCTCGAGGAGCTTTCGAGCCTGCGCACCCGCATCGCGACCGAACGCGACCACCTGCGCCGCGAGGCGGTGTCGCTGCGCGCCGAACGGGTCCGTCTCGACGCCCTCGCCGAGGCCCGCCGCGGCCAGGTCGCGGCCGGCGAGCAGTCGCTGGAGACGGAGAAGGCGCGCGCAGCGACGCTCGCCCGCCAGGCCGCCGATCTCGAACATTTGATAGGGCGTATGGAGACGGAGATCGCCGCCGCGCATCGCGCCGCGGAGGCCGCCCGCACCACCACCGTCGCCCGCGGGCCGGCCGTCATCGACCGCCGCCAGCAGATGGCGGCGCTGCAGAATGCGGCGCGGATGAACCCGGCCATTCCCTTCGAACAGGCGCGCGGCGCCCTTTCCCTGCCCGTCCTGGGCGTGCGGCTCAGGGAGTTCGGCGATCCCGACGGTCTCGGCGGCGCCGAGCGAGGCCTATCGATCGCCACGCGGCCGGCGGCTTCGGTCACCGCGCCGGCGGACGGCTGGGTGGTCTATTCGGGTCCGTTCCGGACCTACGGCCAACTCTTGATCCTGAATGCCGGCGGCGGGTATCATCTCGTCCTGGCCGGCATGGACAGGATCACGGTCGATCTTGGACAGTTCGTGCTGGCGGGGGAGCCGGTCGGTGTGATGGGCCACGCCCCGCCGCCAGCCTCCGCGGTGACGACGGGCTCTTCCCAGCCCGTTCTCTACGTCGAGTTCCGGAAAGACGGGTCGAGTGTCGACCCAGCGCCATGGTGGACCACGAGGACACCGGGCGTGCAGGCCACTGAAAGGGTTCGCGGATGA
- a CDS encoding L,D-transpeptidase: protein MSPFRLMAALAALCLLATIPQASAQIAGARRDLGGGFIEFLYNGGQPAGPIAGARRQGAPAHAAPAYAAPTSPAHLRASHGVAPDLEPVRPLVSRPAEPRVQREAAPVRGIDPRFLPQQVPYQTSHRPGTIVINTAERHLYLVQAGGTAMRYGVGIGRPGFGWRGTKTVTRKAEWPDWRPPAEMLRRRPDLPRFMAGGPANPLGARALYLGSSLYRIHGSNEPWTIGQAVSSGCFRMRNEDVIDLYGRVRVGTKVVVM, encoded by the coding sequence ATGTCCCCTTTCCGTCTGATGGCCGCCCTGGCGGCGCTCTGCCTCCTCGCCACCATCCCGCAGGCCTCGGCGCAGATCGCCGGCGCCCGCCGCGACCTCGGTGGCGGCTTCATCGAGTTCCTCTACAACGGCGGCCAGCCCGCCGGCCCCATCGCCGGCGCCCGGCGCCAGGGCGCTCCCGCTCATGCCGCTCCCGCCTATGCGGCGCCGACCTCGCCGGCCCATCTGCGGGCTTCCCACGGCGTCGCCCCCGATCTCGAGCCGGTGCGCCCGCTCGTCTCCCGGCCCGCCGAGCCGCGGGTGCAGCGCGAGGCGGCGCCTGTGCGCGGCATCGATCCGCGCTTCCTGCCGCAACAGGTGCCCTACCAGACCAGCCATCGCCCCGGCACCATCGTCATCAACACCGCCGAGCGCCACCTCTACCTGGTCCAGGCCGGCGGCACCGCCATGCGCTACGGCGTCGGCATCGGCCGCCCCGGCTTCGGCTGGCGCGGCACCAAGACCGTCACCCGCAAGGCCGAGTGGCCGGACTGGCGCCCGCCCGCGGAGATGCTGCGCCGCCGCCCCGACCTGCCGCGCTTCATGGCCGGCGGCCCCGCCAATCCCTTGGGCGCGCGCGCCCTCTATCTCGGCTCCTCGCTCTACCGCATTCACGGCTCCAACGAGCCCTGGACCATCGGCCAGGCGGTCTCGTCGGGCTGTTTCCGCATGCGCAACGAGGACGTGATCGACCTCTACGGCCGCGTGCGGGTGGGCACGAAGGTGGTGGTGATGTGA